One window of the Amycolatopsis mediterranei genome contains the following:
- a CDS encoding MbtH family protein, which yields MSENEAGTDRYVVVVNDEEQYSIWPEGKDVPAGWRTDGAAGSKEDCLRHVEEVWIDMRPLSLRRKMADRQATANG from the coding sequence ATGTCGGAGAACGAGGCCGGGACGGACCGCTACGTGGTGGTCGTCAACGACGAGGAGCAGTACTCGATCTGGCCGGAGGGCAAGGACGTGCCCGCGGGCTGGCGCACCGACGGCGCCGCCGGGTCCAAAGAGGACTGCCTGCGGCACGTCGAGGAGGTCTGGATCGACATGCGCCCCCTCAGTCTCCGCCGGAAGATGGCCGACCGGCAAGCCACGGCCAACGGCTGA
- a CDS encoding non-ribosomal peptide synthetase: MTTEPGRLAPQSYEQQRLSLFEGLDDGGVASNVAYIHWITGALDTTALTAAIAAVHARHEVLRTRYPDVSTQEVLPVGEAPLEHLDLSTGPDPEAALRRLVDRRVGRPFDLAAGPPVRWIRAALGPDRHALAMVVHHIAMDAWSLAVLNGDISELYSAFHTGRLPRLPELPTTYAGYATEQRDRDGAAAAPELDYWVTELAGLPGPTRLPFDRPAGHETGRRGGVRRAPIPPSLVSAAASLAKAERASLFMVLLAAFSWQLAWCGDQRDFVVGVPNAGRDQDGLDAVVGCFIDTRPCRIRLGEAPTFRELLAVVRKSTLDSYRHGALSLERVVAAVGPDREPGRDPLVQVSFGVTNTPDAGLRLAGLEVTEEERFSPATALDLAVIVLDEPAGLTGMWQYRADLFDPGTIAGLQADFERIVRWATANPDRPLTGFAGFTIGSGVDGADVTAGPAAADDDAEAAPRTGTEELVARLWCETLGLDWVGVGEDFFELGGHSLVAAQLVARIEARLPGLPVRGLMRDVLRYPTVRRFAAVLDERLAGLAVPEPRRVPILPRGEALPLSLGQKRLWFLDQFVNDSAEYLVPWILRVSGPLDTGALVAALTEIVARHEVLRTSVVVAADDPVGIVRDVTAFTVAVAECSAAALTATITAETTRPLDLAAGLPIRATLLRLGDADHVLCLTVHHMVFDNWSAGLLHEELDTLYGAFTAGQPSPLPPLVVQYADVTAAQESGQDGPEFAAKLDFWRTELAGAEAFELAPDLPRPARRTSPGRTVSFSVPEDVLAGLERIGTRHGATTFMTLLAAWQVLLHRCTGADDLTVGTTAADRELTESEPLIGLFINMLVLRGDLSGRPAFGELLARTRDRTLEAYAHQDVPFDRLVEELAPERDLARTPIFQVMVKLDSGRQRPPTLPGLTVRRLANAPVPAKYDIELTFAPNPTGGLSGELSYDTGLYLPDTIDRLIGHFRTLLTDIADDPDRPIDRLALMDAAGRAEAAALAARPEVPVPALCLHELIALRIADTPDAVAVVQDDRALGYAELGRWSDAVAAWLREHGAGPDVVVGVVLDRSIELVVALLGVLKAGSAYLPIEPGTPPARITQLLRDSGAPVCLVEPRVAGVVTEAGSRALLVPMRQSAARGPVPAPMVDPGHLAAVYYTSGSTGRPKGVACTHGGWVNRMHWMQRHHPLGAGETVLHKTTITFDDAAVEIFWPLMSGATVAVLGPGRHRDPRAIADAVIRYHAVHVQFVPSMLELFLDTVTGADVRRMPALRSVLSSGEALRPELAGRFREVFGESVVLDNTWGATEVSIDSTCHVCRSEDATGTAVPIGRPIDNNEVRVLDPRFEEVPVGVPGELCIGGAGLARGYLGDPRRTAEVFVPHPERAGERLYRTGDWGRRGRDGVLVFLRRKDDQVKIRGVRVELGEVEHALRAHPAVADAVVVAWTAAPGDKRLAGYVVAGCSSRELLEHARAVLPVYAVPGSITVLDALPRLPSGKLDRKNLPEPAVTGHEDSFLAPRTATEKVLAGIWADVLGRDRVGVEDDFFAIGGHSLLATRAIARMRQAFVAELPLTLIFERPTVARMAEAIEEIVLAEVAGLTDAEARELLS; the protein is encoded by the coding sequence ATGACCACCGAACCCGGACGTCTCGCCCCGCAGTCCTACGAGCAGCAGCGGCTGTCCCTGTTCGAGGGGCTCGACGACGGCGGCGTCGCCAGCAACGTCGCCTACATCCACTGGATCACCGGTGCCCTGGACACCACGGCGCTGACGGCGGCGATCGCCGCCGTGCACGCCCGGCACGAGGTCCTCCGCACCCGGTACCCGGACGTGTCGACCCAGGAAGTGCTCCCGGTGGGCGAGGCCCCGCTGGAACACCTCGACCTGAGCACCGGCCCGGACCCCGAAGCCGCGCTGCGCCGGCTGGTGGACCGCCGGGTCGGCAGGCCGTTCGACCTGGCCGCCGGACCGCCGGTGCGGTGGATCCGCGCCGCGCTGGGACCGGACCGGCACGCGCTGGCGATGGTCGTGCACCACATCGCCATGGACGCCTGGTCGCTCGCGGTGCTCAACGGGGACATCTCGGAGCTCTACTCGGCGTTCCACACCGGCCGGCTGCCCCGGCTGCCCGAGCTGCCCACGACCTACGCCGGCTACGCCACCGAGCAGCGCGACCGGGACGGTGCCGCCGCGGCGCCCGAACTCGACTACTGGGTCACCGAGCTCGCCGGTCTGCCCGGCCCGACGCGGCTCCCGTTCGACCGGCCGGCCGGCCACGAGACGGGCCGCCGCGGCGGGGTGCGCCGGGCACCGATCCCGCCGTCGCTGGTGAGTGCGGCCGCGAGCCTGGCCAAGGCGGAACGGGCGTCCCTGTTCATGGTGCTGCTGGCCGCGTTCTCCTGGCAGCTCGCGTGGTGCGGCGACCAGCGCGACTTCGTGGTCGGGGTGCCGAACGCCGGTCGCGACCAGGACGGGCTCGACGCGGTCGTCGGCTGCTTCATCGACACCCGGCCGTGCCGGATCCGCCTCGGCGAGGCCCCCACCTTCCGCGAGCTGCTGGCCGTGGTCCGGAAGTCCACACTGGACTCCTACCGGCACGGGGCACTGTCGCTCGAGCGAGTGGTCGCCGCGGTGGGGCCGGACCGCGAACCCGGCCGGGATCCACTGGTGCAGGTGAGCTTCGGGGTGACGAACACCCCGGATGCCGGGCTGCGCCTGGCCGGCCTCGAGGTGACCGAGGAGGAGCGCTTTTCGCCGGCCACCGCGCTCGACCTGGCGGTGATCGTCCTCGACGAGCCCGCCGGCCTCACCGGCATGTGGCAGTACCGGGCCGACCTGTTCGACCCCGGCACCATCGCCGGGCTCCAGGCCGACTTCGAACGGATCGTGCGCTGGGCCACGGCCAACCCGGACCGGCCGCTCACCGGCTTCGCGGGCTTCACCATCGGGTCCGGTGTGGACGGTGCCGACGTGACGGCCGGGCCGGCCGCGGCGGACGACGACGCCGAAGCGGCCCCGCGCACCGGGACCGAGGAACTGGTCGCGCGGCTCTGGTGCGAGACGCTCGGGCTGGACTGGGTCGGCGTCGGGGAAGACTTCTTCGAGCTGGGCGGGCATTCGCTGGTGGCCGCCCAGCTCGTGGCCCGGATCGAGGCCCGGCTGCCCGGCCTGCCCGTCCGCGGGCTGATGCGGGACGTCCTGCGGTACCCGACGGTCCGCCGGTTCGCCGCGGTCCTCGACGAGCGCCTGGCCGGCCTCGCCGTGCCCGAGCCGCGCCGCGTCCCGATCCTGCCCCGCGGCGAGGCATTGCCACTCTCGCTCGGGCAGAAGCGGCTGTGGTTCCTCGACCAGTTCGTCAACGACAGCGCCGAGTACCTGGTGCCGTGGATCCTGCGCGTGTCCGGGCCGCTCGACACCGGTGCGCTGGTCGCCGCCCTGACCGAGATCGTCGCCCGGCACGAGGTGCTGCGGACCAGCGTGGTCGTGGCCGCCGACGACCCGGTCGGGATCGTGCGCGACGTCACGGCGTTCACGGTCGCGGTGGCCGAGTGCTCGGCCGCGGCGCTGACCGCGACGATCACCGCCGAGACCACCCGGCCGCTCGACCTGGCGGCCGGCCTGCCGATCCGGGCCACGCTCCTCCGGCTCGGCGACGCCGACCACGTCCTGTGCCTGACGGTGCACCACATGGTCTTCGACAACTGGTCGGCCGGGTTGTTGCACGAGGAGCTCGATACGCTCTACGGCGCGTTCACCGCGGGGCAGCCGTCACCGCTGCCGCCGCTCGTCGTGCAGTACGCCGACGTCACCGCGGCTCAGGAGTCCGGACAGGACGGTCCGGAGTTCGCCGCGAAGCTCGACTTCTGGCGGACCGAGCTGGCCGGTGCGGAGGCGTTCGAACTCGCGCCGGACCTGCCGAGGCCGGCCCGCCGGACGTCGCCGGGCCGGACCGTGTCCTTCTCGGTGCCCGAGGACGTCCTGGCCGGGCTGGAACGGATCGGCACCCGGCACGGCGCGACGACGTTCATGACCCTGCTGGCCGCGTGGCAGGTGCTGCTGCACCGGTGCACCGGTGCCGACGACCTCACGGTGGGCACCACCGCCGCCGACCGGGAGCTGACCGAATCCGAGCCGCTGATCGGCCTGTTCATCAACATGCTCGTGCTGCGCGGCGACCTGTCGGGCCGGCCGGCCTTCGGGGAGCTGCTGGCGCGCACCAGGGACCGGACCCTGGAGGCCTACGCGCACCAGGACGTGCCGTTCGACCGCCTGGTGGAGGAACTGGCCCCGGAGCGGGACCTGGCCAGGACCCCGATCTTCCAGGTCATGGTCAAACTGGACAGCGGACGGCAGCGGCCGCCGACCTTGCCGGGGTTGACCGTCCGGCGGCTGGCCAACGCCCCGGTGCCCGCCAAGTACGACATCGAACTCACCTTCGCGCCGAATCCCACCGGCGGCCTGTCGGGCGAGCTCAGCTACGACACCGGCCTGTACCTGCCGGACACCATCGACCGGCTGATCGGCCACTTCCGCACCCTGCTCACCGACATCGCCGATGACCCGGACCGCCCGATCGACCGGCTCGCGCTGATGGACGCCGCCGGACGAGCCGAGGCCGCGGCGCTGGCCGCGCGACCGGAGGTCCCGGTTCCCGCGCTCTGCCTGCACGAGCTGATCGCCCTCCGGATCGCCGACACCCCCGACGCGGTCGCGGTGGTGCAGGACGACCGCGCGCTCGGTTACGCCGAGCTGGGGCGCTGGTCCGACGCGGTCGCGGCGTGGCTCCGCGAGCACGGCGCCGGACCGGACGTGGTGGTCGGGGTGGTGCTGGACCGCTCGATCGAGCTGGTCGTCGCGTTGCTCGGGGTGCTCAAGGCCGGCAGCGCGTACCTGCCGATCGAGCCCGGCACGCCACCTGCCCGGATCACCCAGCTGCTCCGGGACTCGGGTGCGCCCGTGTGCCTGGTGGAGCCCCGGGTGGCGGGCGTCGTGACCGAGGCCGGCAGCCGGGCCCTGCTCGTCCCGATGCGGCAGTCCGCCGCGCGCGGGCCGGTCCCGGCTCCGATGGTCGACCCCGGCCACCTGGCCGCCGTCTACTACACCTCGGGATCGACGGGACGGCCCAAGGGCGTCGCCTGCACGCACGGCGGCTGGGTCAACCGGATGCACTGGATGCAGCGCCACCACCCGCTCGGTGCGGGGGAGACGGTGCTGCACAAGACGACCATCACCTTCGACGACGCCGCGGTGGAGATCTTCTGGCCGCTGATGTCCGGGGCCACGGTGGCGGTGCTCGGCCCGGGACGGCACCGCGACCCGCGCGCGATCGCGGACGCGGTGATCCGGTACCACGCGGTGCACGTGCAGTTCGTCCCGAGCATGCTCGAGCTGTTCCTGGACACGGTCACCGGCGCGGACGTCCGGCGGATGCCCGCGTTGCGCAGCGTGCTCTCCAGCGGCGAGGCGCTGCGACCGGAGCTCGCCGGCCGGTTCCGCGAGGTGTTCGGCGAGTCGGTCGTGCTGGACAACACCTGGGGCGCCACGGAAGTGTCCATCGACTCCACCTGCCACGTCTGCCGGAGCGAGGACGCGACCGGCACCGCGGTCCCGATCGGCAGGCCGATCGACAACAACGAGGTGCGGGTGCTCGACCCGCGGTTCGAAGAGGTGCCGGTCGGCGTACCCGGCGAGCTCTGCATCGGCGGGGCCGGGCTCGCCCGCGGCTATCTCGGCGACCCCAGGCGGACCGCGGAGGTCTTCGTGCCCCACCCGGAACGAGCGGGCGAGCGGTTGTACCGGACCGGCGACTGGGGCAGGCGCGGCCGCGACGGTGTGCTGGTGTTCCTGCGCCGCAAGGACGATCAGGTGAAGATCCGCGGGGTCCGGGTCGAGCTGGGCGAGGTGGAACACGCGTTGCGCGCCCACCCGGCGGTGGCCGACGCCGTCGTCGTCGCCTGGACCGCGGCCCCGGGGGACAAGCGGCTGGCCGGGTACGTCGTCGCCGGCTGCTCGTCCCGGGAACTGCTCGAGCACGCCCGCGCCGTGCTCCCGGTGTACGCGGTACCCGGCTCGATCACGGTGCTCGACGCCCTGCCGAGACTGCCCAGCGGAAAGCTGGACCGGAAGAACCTGCCCGAGCCGGCGGTGACCGGCCACGAGGACTCCTTCCTCGCGCCGCGCACCGCCACCGAGAAGGTGCTGGCCGGGATCTGGGCGGACGTGCTCGGGCGCGACCGGGTGGGCGTCGAGGACGACTTCTTCGCCATCGGCGGTCACTCCCTGCTGGCCACGCGGGCGATCGCGCGGATGCGGCAGGCCTTCGTGGCCGAGCTGCCGTTGACGCTGATCTTCGAGCGACCGACCGTCGCGCGGATGGCCGAGGCGATCGAGGAGATCGTGCTGGCCGAGGTGGCCGGGCTCACCGATGCCGAGGCTCGCGAGCTGCTGAGCTGA
- a CDS encoding amino acid adenylation domain-containing protein — protein MWTDQGREQVWTLIGGFEAQVRAVPEAVALEDVDGATTTYRELNAQANRLARLLVGRGVGPEVRVALVLERSPAQVVAILAVLKAGGAYVPIDAGYPPERIALMHADSGASLVLTTSDLAAGLPSGTGPLVSLDEPGTVAALAAHADGNLDLELWGDQAVYVIYTSGSTGTPKGVVVSNANLATLFVEAQRILRFGPSDVWTLFHSCSFDFAVWEQFGALLHGGRLVLVSREQARSAEEYLDLVERAGVTVFNQTPSAFLQFVQTADGLGRTGWTDPLRVVFLGGESLEAARLAGWYGREPASRPMVTNAYGATEVSILNNIRLMDPASAAAGAGSLIGTGLPGLGVTVLDAGFAPVPPGGIGEVHVSGPGVTRGYHGRPGLTARSFVPDPAGPAGSRMYRTGDLARWAGDELEFLGRADDQVKIRGFRIELGEVEAAIATCPAVAQSAVAAREDRPGDQVLVAYVVPDGEAAGLPAAVKAWSSARLPAHMVPATVLVLPALPLTPNGKLDRKALPAPPVHTAAGDGTETGTERAVAAIWAQLLGRDGVTRLDDFLDLGGHSLVAARIAARVRAELNTGVQVRDFYDYPRLADFACRVEALQVPAAGTAESE, from the coding sequence ATGTGGACTGACCAGGGGCGCGAGCAGGTCTGGACGTTGATCGGCGGCTTCGAGGCGCAGGTGCGCGCGGTGCCCGAAGCCGTCGCCTTGGAGGACGTCGACGGGGCCACGACGACCTACCGGGAACTCAACGCGCAGGCGAACCGGCTGGCGCGGCTGCTCGTCGGCCGCGGTGTCGGCCCGGAGGTCCGGGTGGCGCTCGTGCTGGAGCGGTCGCCGGCCCAGGTCGTGGCGATCCTCGCCGTGCTGAAGGCGGGCGGCGCGTACGTGCCGATCGACGCCGGCTACCCGCCCGAGCGGATCGCCCTCATGCACGCCGACTCCGGAGCCTCGCTGGTGCTCACGACGAGCGACCTCGCCGCCGGCCTGCCGTCCGGGACCGGCCCGCTCGTCTCGCTGGACGAGCCGGGGACCGTCGCCGCCCTGGCGGCGCACGCCGACGGCAACCTCGACCTCGAGCTGTGGGGCGACCAGGCCGTCTACGTGATCTACACCTCGGGTTCGACGGGCACCCCGAAGGGGGTCGTGGTGTCGAACGCCAACCTGGCCACCCTGTTCGTCGAGGCCCAGCGGATCCTGCGGTTCGGACCGTCGGACGTGTGGACCCTGTTCCACTCCTGCTCGTTCGACTTCGCCGTCTGGGAGCAGTTCGGCGCGCTGCTGCACGGCGGCCGGCTGGTGCTGGTGTCGCGCGAGCAGGCCCGCTCGGCCGAGGAGTACCTCGACCTCGTCGAGCGCGCCGGTGTGACGGTGTTCAACCAGACGCCGTCGGCGTTCCTGCAGTTCGTCCAGACGGCCGACGGCCTCGGCCGGACCGGGTGGACGGACCCGCTGCGGGTCGTCTTCCTGGGCGGCGAGTCGCTCGAGGCCGCGCGGCTGGCGGGGTGGTACGGCCGCGAGCCGGCGAGCCGGCCGATGGTGACCAACGCCTACGGGGCCACCGAGGTCTCGATCCTCAACAACATCCGGCTGATGGACCCGGCGAGTGCCGCGGCCGGCGCCGGCAGCCTGATCGGCACCGGCCTTCCCGGGCTCGGCGTGACCGTGCTCGACGCCGGGTTCGCCCCGGTGCCGCCGGGCGGGATCGGCGAGGTGCACGTGTCCGGGCCCGGGGTGACCAGGGGCTACCACGGCCGGCCCGGCTTGACCGCGCGCTCGTTCGTGCCCGATCCCGCCGGGCCGGCCGGCTCGCGGATGTACCGCACCGGCGACCTCGCCCGCTGGGCCGGGGACGAGCTGGAGTTCCTCGGCCGGGCGGACGACCAGGTGAAGATCCGCGGTTTCCGGATCGAGCTCGGCGAGGTCGAGGCGGCGATCGCGACCTGCCCGGCGGTGGCCCAGTCCGCCGTGGCCGCCCGGGAGGACCGGCCGGGCGACCAGGTCCTGGTCGCCTACGTGGTGCCCGACGGTGAGGCGGCCGGCCTGCCGGCCGCGGTGAAGGCCTGGTCGAGCGCCCGGCTGCCCGCGCACATGGTCCCGGCCACCGTGCTGGTGCTCCCGGCCCTTCCCTTGACACCCAACGGGAAACTCGACCGCAAGGCGTTGCCCGCCCCGCCGGTGCACACGGCCGCGGGCGACGGGACGGAAACCGGCACCGAGCGGGCCGTCGCGGCGATCTGGGCGCAGCTGCTGGGCCGCGACGGTGTCACCAGGCTGGACGACTTCCTGGACCTGGGCGGCCATTCCCTGGTGGCCGCGCGGATCGCCGCCCGGGTACGGGCGGAGCTGAACACCGGCGTGCAGGTCCGCGACTTCTACGACTACCCGCGGCTGGCCGACTTCGCCTGCCGCGTGGAGGCGTTGCAGGTGCCGGCGGCCGGAACGGCGGAGAGCGAATGA
- a CDS encoding kinase, whose product MDGAITAPQRSEVGFRAGVGTCFGTFGELLQGALPGPEQDFLVTLPIARWTTAVLSLSPETDELLVRPAGKHKALRAARIALARYGVRPGGTLTLTSDLPEGKGMSSSSADLVATVRAVGAALGIAVTPAETEACLRQIEPTDGLMYHEMVAFYHRRVKLHRVLGPTPPMTIVGIDEGGQVDTVRFNAARPVITAAERREYRTLLDRLGTALAGGDLAGVGRICTRSAVLNQSRCHKRHLERAMEISRDVRALGVTVAHSGTIVGVLISGDDPRHAGKIRDAVAACTELAGAASIDHTLEPAAARPAQRDDNREGVSYVD is encoded by the coding sequence ATGGACGGGGCGATCACGGCGCCGCAGCGATCGGAGGTCGGTTTCCGCGCCGGCGTGGGCACCTGCTTCGGCACGTTCGGCGAGCTGCTGCAGGGCGCGCTGCCCGGACCCGAGCAGGACTTCCTGGTGACCCTGCCGATCGCGCGCTGGACCACGGCGGTGCTCAGCCTGTCGCCGGAAACCGACGAGCTGCTCGTCCGGCCGGCCGGCAAGCACAAGGCGCTGCGCGCGGCCCGGATCGCGCTCGCCCGGTACGGGGTGCGGCCGGGCGGCACGCTCACGCTGACCAGTGACCTGCCGGAGGGCAAGGGGATGTCGAGTTCCTCGGCCGACCTGGTGGCCACGGTCCGGGCCGTCGGCGCCGCGCTGGGGATCGCGGTGACACCGGCGGAGACCGAGGCCTGCCTGCGGCAGATCGAGCCGACGGACGGGCTGATGTACCACGAAATGGTCGCCTTCTACCACCGCAGGGTGAAGCTGCACCGCGTGCTCGGCCCGACGCCGCCCATGACCATCGTCGGGATCGACGAGGGCGGGCAGGTCGACACGGTCCGGTTCAACGCGGCCCGGCCGGTGATCACGGCGGCCGAGCGGCGCGAATACCGCACGTTGCTCGACCGGCTCGGCACCGCGCTGGCCGGCGGCGACCTGGCCGGGGTCGGCCGGATCTGCACCAGGAGCGCCGTGCTCAACCAGTCGAGGTGTCACAAGCGGCACCTCGAGCGGGCGATGGAGATCAGCAGGGACGTCCGGGCGCTCGGGGTGACCGTGGCCCACAGCGGCACCATCGTCGGCGTCCTCATCAGCGGCGACGACCCACGGCACGCCGGCAAGATCCGCGACGCCGTCGCTGCCTGCACCGAACTCGCCGGCGCGGCGTCGATCGACCACACGCTCGAGCCGGCGGCCGCCCGTCCGGCACAGCGAGACGACAACCGGGAGGGCGTGTCCTATGTGGACTGA
- a CDS encoding MFS transporter, translating to MPSGPITVARSQMRNIWNLVAHNRNFFLLSGANLISLAGDWILGIGMMFYVYTVTGSALASGAMLLVSMVPQLLFGSLAGVFVDRWDRKRTMVVTNLLLALALIPLFAVHDERTIWVVYVVVFVQGVLEQLFQPAEAAMVPHVVPAEDLVAANALNGQNRQVARLIGAAVGGVLAATGGIFLVTVVDAVSYLVAAALVAMIRAEVPPEPIDPAGDRRRLDHEWRAGIALCLARRDLTTLLVFRLMSGFGEGVLAVLIAPLIISVLHASSAEYGSVISVQAVGGIVGGLAIAAVGRRWPPRLLLGYGALMFGVVDLVIALYPLALPALWPIFILISVVGAPSAAQQAGFSTIQQTETPDRYRGRVFGALSTGWALAMLLGIVLASTLGDVVGIIAIISLQGVIHILAGPYLLVRLRPPLPEVSAGVAVPVVEDNRTGG from the coding sequence ATGCCGTCCGGCCCGATAACAGTGGCGAGGAGCCAGATGAGAAATATTTGGAATCTGGTGGCGCACAATCGGAATTTTTTCCTGTTGTCCGGCGCCAACCTGATCTCGCTGGCCGGTGACTGGATTCTGGGCATCGGGATGATGTTCTACGTCTACACGGTCACCGGGTCCGCGCTGGCCTCCGGCGCCATGCTGCTGGTGTCGATGGTCCCGCAACTGCTGTTCGGCTCGCTCGCCGGTGTGTTCGTCGATCGCTGGGACCGCAAGCGCACGATGGTCGTCACCAACCTGCTGCTGGCGCTGGCCCTGATCCCGCTGTTCGCGGTGCACGACGAACGCACGATCTGGGTCGTCTACGTGGTCGTCTTCGTCCAGGGCGTGCTCGAGCAGCTCTTCCAGCCGGCGGAAGCCGCGATGGTCCCGCACGTCGTGCCGGCCGAAGACCTGGTCGCCGCCAACGCGCTCAACGGCCAGAACCGCCAGGTCGCCAGGTTGATCGGCGCCGCGGTCGGCGGTGTCCTCGCCGCCACCGGCGGTATCTTCCTGGTCACCGTCGTCGACGCGGTCAGCTACCTGGTCGCCGCCGCACTGGTGGCGATGATCCGGGCCGAGGTGCCGCCGGAGCCGATCGACCCGGCCGGGGACCGGCGCCGGCTCGACCACGAGTGGCGGGCGGGCATCGCACTGTGCCTGGCCCGCCGGGATTTGACCACCCTCCTCGTCTTCCGGCTGATGTCCGGGTTCGGCGAGGGCGTGCTCGCGGTGCTGATCGCGCCGTTGATCATCAGCGTGCTGCACGCCAGCAGCGCCGAGTACGGCTCCGTGATCTCGGTGCAGGCGGTCGGCGGGATCGTGGGCGGGCTCGCCATCGCCGCCGTCGGGCGGCGCTGGCCGCCCCGGCTTCTGCTCGGCTACGGCGCGCTGATGTTCGGGGTGGTCGACCTGGTCATCGCCCTCTACCCGCTTGCCCTGCCCGCCCTCTGGCCGATCTTCATCCTGATCAGCGTGGTCGGTGCGCCGTCGGCGGCGCAGCAGGCCGGGTTCAGCACGATCCAGCAGACCGAGACGCCGGACCGGTACCGCGGTCGCGTCTTCGGCGCGCTCAGCACCGGGTGGGCGCTGGCCATGCTGCTGGGCATCGTGCTGGCGAGCACGCTCGGCGACGTCGTCGGCATCATCGCGATCATCTCGCTGCAGGGCGTGATCCACATCCTCGCCGGCCCGTACCTCCTCGTGCGGCTGAGACCTCCGCTCCCGGAGGTCTCGGCCGGGGTGGCCGTGCCGGTCGTCGAAGACAACCGGACGGGCGGGTGA
- a CDS encoding Zn-dependent hydrolase: protein MSIPADPAVLSTPAGGRTRAGGAGLDPGLDIDAALLLRRLDEIAAFGARPGLGGITRTGLSDEETAARRYLAARCHEDGLTTHVDQAANLIVRRAGADHDKPVVLLGSHLDTVVDGGRLDGTYGVVAACEVVRVLAQAEVELPVEPVAIAFTNEEGAGFPYPFFGSLALTGKVDVAAATVAAERGGLPLRAALRAAGGDLDTIDAAAWPPGSIACYLELHIEQGPVLEAHGIPIGVVDAITGRTILDIAVQGRQGHAGTTPMALRRDALAVAARVVLAVEELATERGLCAVGTVGRLDAEPNVTNVIPGRVELTAEIRDSRPERLRAAERALTGELARLGSATGIDIAATVRPVTAPTPTTEPARQAIAAAAEALGLAHREMFSSAGHDAQIVSDIAPIGMIFVPSHRGISHAPDEHTDDAHLIAGARTLLHSVLRLAGR from the coding sequence ATGAGCATTCCGGCTGATCCCGCAGTGCTGTCCACACCGGCCGGCGGCCGCACCCGGGCCGGCGGCGCGGGTCTCGATCCCGGGCTGGACATCGACGCCGCCCTCCTGCTGCGTCGCCTGGACGAGATCGCCGCGTTCGGCGCCCGGCCCGGGCTGGGCGGAATCACCAGAACCGGCCTCAGCGACGAGGAGACCGCGGCCCGCCGCTACCTGGCGGCGCGGTGCCACGAGGACGGCCTCACCACGCACGTCGACCAGGCCGCCAACCTGATCGTGCGCCGGGCGGGCGCGGACCACGACAAGCCCGTCGTCCTGCTCGGCTCGCACCTGGACACCGTGGTCGACGGCGGCCGCCTGGACGGCACCTACGGCGTCGTGGCGGCGTGCGAGGTGGTCCGGGTGCTGGCCCAGGCCGAAGTCGAACTGCCGGTGGAACCGGTCGCGATCGCCTTCACCAACGAGGAAGGCGCCGGATTCCCCTACCCGTTCTTCGGCTCGCTCGCTCTCACGGGCAAGGTGGACGTCGCCGCCGCGACGGTAGCGGCGGAGCGCGGCGGCCTGCCGCTGCGTGCCGCGCTGCGGGCGGCGGGCGGGGATCTCGACACCATCGACGCGGCCGCGTGGCCGCCGGGCTCCATCGCCTGCTACCTCGAGCTGCACATCGAGCAGGGCCCGGTGCTCGAAGCACACGGCATCCCGATCGGCGTGGTCGACGCGATCACCGGGCGGACGATCCTGGACATCGCCGTGCAGGGGCGCCAGGGCCACGCCGGCACGACGCCGATGGCCCTGCGCAGGGACGCGTTGGCGGTAGCGGCCCGGGTGGTGCTTGCGGTCGAGGAGCTGGCCACCGAACGCGGTCTCTGTGCCGTCGGCACGGTCGGGCGGCTCGACGCCGAGCCCAACGTCACGAACGTCATCCCGGGCCGGGTGGAGCTGACCGCCGAGATCCGGGACAGCAGACCGGAACGCCTGCGGGCCGCGGAGCGCGCGCTGACCGGCGAGCTGGCCCGGCTCGGCTCGGCGACCGGGATCGACATCGCGGCGACCGTCCGCCCGGTGACCGCGCCGACGCCGACCACCGAGCCCGCGCGGCAGGCGATCGCCGCGGCCGCCGAAGCACTGGGCCTCGCGCATCGGGAGATGTTCAGCTCCGCCGGTCACGACGCCCAGATCGTGAGCGACATCGCCCCGATCGGCATGATCTTCGTGCCGAGCCACCGCGGCATCAGCCACGCCCCGGACGAGCACACCGACGACGCGCACCTGATCGCCGGCGCGCGCACCCTGCTGCATTCGGTGCTGCGACTGGCCGGCCGTTAG